The following DNA comes from Pradoshia eiseniae.
TGCCATTGATTTGACGGACAGCTATCTTGACTGGATTGAAGAATTGACCGCCCATCCGAAGGTCGTAGCTATTGGGGAGATTGGACTCGATTATCATTGGGACAAGTCTCCGAAGGATGTCCAGCAAGCTGTGTTTCGCCGTCAAATACAATTGGCGAAGAAGCTTGACCTTCCGATTATCATTCATAACCGCGAGGCAACAGAGGATGTTGTGACCATCCTTGAAGAGGAAGGAGCAGCAGAGGTTGGGGGAATCATGCATTGCTTTAGCGGCAGTCCTGAAACAGCGAAACGTTGCCTTGATATGAATTTTTATATTTCACTCGGCGGACCAGTTACGTTTAAAAATGCCGTGAAGCCGAAAGAAGTGGCAAAAGAGGTGCCGCTAGACCGTCTCCTCATCGAGACGGATTGCCCTTATTTAGCACCGCATCCATATCGCGGGAAACGGAATGAGCCAAGTTATGTGAAGCTAGTTGCTGAACAAATTGCTGATTTGAAGGAGCTTTCCTTTGATGAGGTTGCAAGGGCGACAACGGAAAACGCAAACCGATTATTTAGAATTTAATATGGCCTATGAACGAGGATCCAGACATTTTGTATGGATCCTCGTTTTTGTATGTAAAATTGCCGTTTTATGATTACAAAATGTGGATGAGTTGACAATATTATCTGAATATCTATATAATTCATTCACAGTGAAAAGGGGGAGTTTTCGTGATTCAAAGCATGAAAAACCTATTTTCCAGGCCGAGACGAACGCCAAGAACTTTATTGATTATAGCAAGTGCAGCTGTTTTTATTTTAGCAACAGGTATTATATTTTATGAGAGCACGAAAAAAACAGTGGCCTTGAGCCTGGATGGGAAAAAGCAAATGGTCAATACCCATGCTGACACCATTAATGAACTGCTAGAAGAATTAGATGTTGAGGTAGGCAAAGAGGATTATCTTAGTCTTGCAAAGGGAACTGAAATTAGCGATGACTTGGAAGTTGTATGGACTCCTGCTGTAGAGGTGGAGCTAACAATCGACCGGAAGACAACTTCCGTATGGACGCTTTCTGATACGGTTGGTGAATTCATGAAGGAAGAAGGCATACAGCTCCGAGCAGAGGACAAGGTATCCGAGGGAATGGATAAAACGATCGAAGAGGGTATGAATATCAAAATTGAAAAGGCATTCCCCATTGTCCTAAAGGTAGGAAACAAGGAACGGGAAGTATGGTCAACTTCGACCACGGTCGCTGACCTTTTAAAAAGTGAGAAGGTAAGCGTAAAAGAGTTAGACCGGGTCAGTCCGGAATTATCTGATCGTTTGACAGGCAAAACTGCTGTCACTGTAACGAAGGTAGAAAAGGTCACCGATGTGGTGGAAGAACCAATCAATTATGAAATCATCAGCCGAAAGGATTCATCCTTGGAAAAGGGCAAAGAGAGAGTCATAACTGAGGGCCAAAAAGGTTTAATCAGCAAGACGTATGAATTAACAAAGGAAAATGGCAAAATCGTTTCTAAGGAACTAATATCAGAGGAAACAGTCGAGGAAAAGATCGACCAAGTTGTTGCAGTAGGTACAAAGGAAAAGAGAGCAGCTGTAAAAAAGGTGTCTGCATCTTCATCCTCATCATCCACAGATGAGTATTATGTCACCGCAACGGCCTATACGAGCGGCTGCAATGGTTGTTCCGGCAAAACTGCAACAGGGATTAATCTGCGTGCTAACCCAAATGCTAAGGTCATAGCGGTAGATCCTAGCTTTATTCCACTGGGTACGAAGGTGTACATAGAGGGGTATGGATATGCGACAGCAGCTGATACTGGCGGTGCCGTGAGCGGAAAGAAAATTGACGTCTTTGTGCCATCGGCGGCAGATGCATACAATTGGGGCGTGAAGACAGTCAAAATTAAGGTGTTTCGTTAGGTAATTGATAATATTTATACAGAGGATTTCTGTCCTCTGTTTTTTTGCGTTATAATAAGCAGGATTGCTGCTAGAAATTATGATGTTACATTTATATTACAAAAATATCATGAATATATCAAATATTAAATAAGAGAAAAAGATGCTTTTTGGAGGGAAAATGAAAATTAAGGAAATTATTGTGGTGGAAGGAAAGGATGACACGGTCGCAATCAAGCGGGCACTTGATGCTGATACAATAGAAACGAACGGTTCAGCCATCAATGAAGAGACACTTGAGAAAATACGCCTTGCCCAAAAGGTGCGCGGTGTCATTGTCTTTACGGACCCTGATTTTCCAGGGGAGCGGATTCGCCATATCATCACGCAAAACGTACCAGGCTGCCAGCACGCCTTTTTACCGAAGCATCTGGCCATCCATAAGACAGGAAAAGGGCTTGGGGTGGAGCATGCAACACCTGAGGCCATAAGGGAAGCCCTGTCGAATGCAAAGCAGATGGAACATGAGCAAGAAGAGATCATAAGTAAAGAGGATTTACTGATGTTTGGCCTCATTGGAGGAAAAGAAGCAGCGGATAAGAGAGAAAGATTAGGAAAACACTTGAATATCGGGTACGCTAATGGAAAGCAGTTATATGCGCGTCTGAAGATGTTCGGGATTACGAAGGAAGAGTTTCTACAGGCAATTGAACATATAAATGGAGTGGAATCAAATGAATAAAGATATTGCAACGCCTATTAAAACGAGGCAAATATTAGAGAAGTACGGATTCTCCTTTAAGAAGAGTCTTGGGCAGAACTTCTTGATTGACACGAATATTCTCCGAAACATCGTTCATCACGCCCAAGTGACGGAGGAAAGCGGAGCTATAGAGATTGGACCAGGAATAGGTGCGCTGACTGAGCAATTGGCCAAGTTATGCAAAAAGGTTGTTGCCTTTGAGATTGACCAAAGGCTTTTGCCTATCTTAGCAGATACCTTATCCGATTACGACAATGTAAAGGTCATCCATGAAGATATTTTGAAGGCAGATGTTGCTGGCGTCATTGAGGAAGAGTTTGCAGGCAAGGTAAGGGATTTGCACGTCGTAGCCAATCTCCCGTATTATGTGACAACACCGATTATCATGAAACTGCTTGAGGAGAAACTGCCGCTTAGCGGAATTACGGTCATGCTTCAAAAGGAAGTGGCTGACCGGATGGCTGCAAAACCAGGCTCTAAGGAATATGGATCCCTGTCAATTGCTGTTCAATATTACACAGAGGCTTCAGTGGCTATGATCGTGCCTAAAACAGTCTTTGTTCCGCAGCCCAATGTAGATTCTGCTGTTATTCACCTGGCTATAAGGGAAAAGCCGGCAGTAGATGTAATCGATGAGTCATTTTTCTTTATGGTTACAAGGGCAAGCTTCGCACAACGCCGTAAGACTATACTTAATAATCTTTCCTCACAGCTTCCGGAAGGAAAGAGCAAGAAGGAGATTATTTTGAAAAGTCTTGAGGAAAGCGGAATCGAACCTGGAAGAAGAGGGGAAACACTCTCTCTTGAAGAATTTGCTGTCTTAAGCAATCATCTTCTGCCACACTTCAGGCAGAGCAACGAATAAGGATAATGTTAGGCCCGGCTTTTAGAAAGCCGGGCTTTTCTTTGTTTCACGTAAATGTCCCATGCTGCATAGCCTATGAAGAAACCATTGGTTACGATATGGTCACCATAGTGTGGAGTGAGGCTTTCATGGTAAAGATAAATGATATCGTCGGCCGAAAGTCATATGAATGCGATATATATTTCCGCGTCATTGATCTGCGAATCCAGCGGGGCAGGGAGACAGCTATTCTGTATGGGGAAGACATCCGGCTTGTTGCTGATGCCCCGCTTGATGACCTCGAGCCTATCGGAGAGATGAAGCGCGCTGAGCGGGAATTGAGCACGAGTATGCTCGTCGACCAATCCAATCATTTGATATCCCAGGAATTTGAGCGGATGCGCCATAAAAAAGAGTATGAATGCACGGAAGGTTACCGGCATCAATCAGATTATTTCCAAATACCCGGAAAGGTGCTGCACTTGGATGGAGATCCTATGTATTTAAAGAAATGCTTAGAGCTCTATCAGCAGATCGGAATTCCCGTTCATGGGGTCCATTGCCGGGAAAAGGAGATGCCCTATAAGATTGGGGAATTGCTTGAAACATACAGACCAGATATTCTCGTCATTACTGGTCATGATTCCTATTCAAAAACAAAAGGGACCGTTGATGATATCCGTGCTTATAGACATTCGAAGGATTTTGTCTTGACTGTCAAGGAAGCGCGCAAGAAGGTTCATCATCTTGATCAGCTTGTGATTTTCGCAGGGGCCTGCCAGTCTCACTTTGAGTCATTGATTGTAGCGGGCGCGAATTTTGCCAGCTCCCCTTCACGCGTCAATATCCATGCTTTAGATCCGGTATATATCGTCGCAAAGGTAAGTTATACGTCCTTTATGGATCAAATCAATGTTTGGGATGTTGTGAGAAATACGCTGACAGGCGAACGAGGCCTGGGCGGAGTGGAATCAAGAGGAGCCTTGCGCATCGGAATGCCATTTAACCAGAAAGAAGACGAGGACCTTCCTGAAAACGAATCATAATAAATGAGCTGCCTGAATAAGAAGGCGGCTTATTTTTTTTTGCTTGATTTGTTAATAACATACATATGTGGATGTCGAACGGGGTATGATAAAGGAGAGAAAAAGAGAAATTTTTGTATTGAAAAACGTTGACAAACAAATTTAATCACTGATATAATTTATTATTTTGTTTGACCGTCATTTGGAAATGTGCTATACTATATTTTAGTGAGGTGGACGAAGCATGCCAAAAAGTTTGACTGATATTAAACAAATTTTGGATTCCCATTTGGGACAGAAGTTGCTACTCAAGGCGAATGGCGGTAGAAGAAAAACTATCGAGCGTTCGGGTGTATTAGCTGAGACTTATCCTTCGGTGTTCGTTGTCGAATTAGATCAGGATGAGAACTCCTTCGAGAGAGTATCCTACAGCTATGCAGACGTTTTAACGGAAACAGTGGAATTAACCTTTACTGAAGAGACATCAGGAAAAATGGCTTAAACGGCAGTGGACAAGAGTCCGCTGCTTTTTTACTATATTTTAGCGAGTATAAAGATGACCAAGCAGACAAAAGGTAAGAGGGCCGCACCTGAATAGAAAGGGGCTGTTCCTATTGGGCAGAAGAAGAAGTATGATGTCTGAACAATTTAAAGAAGAGCTTGCGAAGGAACTCGGGTTTTGGGATGTTGTACAGAAAGAAGGATGGGGAGGCATTAAAGCTTCTGATGCGGGAAATATGGTCAAGCGGGCCATACAAATCGCTGAGGAGCAATTGGCTAACCGGTCATAAGGGAATACCTTAATACCTGTTCACTTCTAAAACAAACTGGTTTGGTGCGGTGATTTCAGCCCCTTGGGATTTATACATCCTAAGGGGCTTTTCTATTCGGGAAATAAAAATTTATGCGAATAGTGGCGATTGATGCGATGAAAATGTACAATGTGAGAAGGTAACAAAAGGATGAAGTAGGTGAACAGGATGAAATGGATGGAGAAAGCACCTGCTAAGATTAACTTGGCGCTGGATGTTTTATATAAGCGAGAGGATGGTTTTCACGAAGTAGAGATGGTGATGACCAATGTTGATTTGGCTGATCGTATCGAGCTTGCAGAGCGAAGCGGAAATACAATCAGGATCAATTCACATAATCGCTTTGTACCGGATGATAGCAGAAATTTAGCCTATCAGGCTGCAGATTTGCTAAAGAGGCGTTTCTCAATCAATACAGGTGTAGATATAACAATTGATAAGCAGGTGCCGGTTGCTGCTGGTCTAGCTGGCGGCAGCAGTGATGCGGCAGCTACTTTGAGAGGCTTAAACAAGATGTGGGGGCTCGGATTGTCTCGGAATGAATTGGCCGAGATTGGTTCAGAGAT
Coding sequences within:
- a CDS encoding TatD family hydrolase, with protein sequence MLFDTHVHLNDDQFADDLEEVIERARLNGVERVVVVGFDEKTIKRAMELIDTYDFMYAAIGWHPVDAIDLTDSYLDWIEELTAHPKVVAIGEIGLDYHWDKSPKDVQQAVFRRQIQLAKKLDLPIIIHNREATEDVVTILEEEGAAEVGGIMHCFSGSPETAKRCLDMNFYISLGGPVTFKNAVKPKEVAKEVPLDRLLIETDCPYLAPHPYRGKRNEPSYVKLVAEQIADLKELSFDEVARATTENANRLFRI
- a CDS encoding G5 and 3D domain-containing protein; protein product: MIQSMKNLFSRPRRTPRTLLIIASAAVFILATGIIFYESTKKTVALSLDGKKQMVNTHADTINELLEELDVEVGKEDYLSLAKGTEISDDLEVVWTPAVEVELTIDRKTTSVWTLSDTVGEFMKEEGIQLRAEDKVSEGMDKTIEEGMNIKIEKAFPIVLKVGNKEREVWSTSTTVADLLKSEKVSVKELDRVSPELSDRLTGKTAVTVTKVEKVTDVVEEPINYEIISRKDSSLEKGKERVITEGQKGLISKTYELTKENGKIVSKELISEETVEEKIDQVVAVGTKEKRAAVKKVSASSSSSSTDEYYVTATAYTSGCNGCSGKTATGINLRANPNAKVIAVDPSFIPLGTKVYIEGYGYATAADTGGAVSGKKIDVFVPSAADAYNWGVKTVKIKVFR
- the rnmV gene encoding ribonuclease M5, encoding MKIKEIIVVEGKDDTVAIKRALDADTIETNGSAINEETLEKIRLAQKVRGVIVFTDPDFPGERIRHIITQNVPGCQHAFLPKHLAIHKTGKGLGVEHATPEAIREALSNAKQMEHEQEEIISKEDLLMFGLIGGKEAADKRERLGKHLNIGYANGKQLYARLKMFGITKEEFLQAIEHINGVESNE
- the rsmA gene encoding 16S rRNA (adenine(1518)-N(6)/adenine(1519)-N(6))-dimethyltransferase RsmA, with protein sequence MNKDIATPIKTRQILEKYGFSFKKSLGQNFLIDTNILRNIVHHAQVTEESGAIEIGPGIGALTEQLAKLCKKVVAFEIDQRLLPILADTLSDYDNVKVIHEDILKADVAGVIEEEFAGKVRDLHVVANLPYYVTTPIIMKLLEEKLPLSGITVMLQKEVADRMAAKPGSKEYGSLSIAVQYYTEASVAMIVPKTVFVPQPNVDSAVIHLAIREKPAVDVIDESFFFMVTRASFAQRRKTILNNLSSQLPEGKSKKEIILKSLEESGIEPGRRGETLSLEEFAVLSNHLLPHFRQSNE
- the yabG gene encoding sporulation peptidase YabG → MVKINDIVGRKSYECDIYFRVIDLRIQRGRETAILYGEDIRLVADAPLDDLEPIGEMKRAERELSTSMLVDQSNHLISQEFERMRHKKEYECTEGYRHQSDYFQIPGKVLHLDGDPMYLKKCLELYQQIGIPVHGVHCREKEMPYKIGELLETYRPDILVITGHDSYSKTKGTVDDIRAYRHSKDFVLTVKEARKKVHHLDQLVIFAGACQSHFESLIVAGANFASSPSRVNIHALDPVYIVAKVSYTSFMDQINVWDVVRNTLTGERGLGGVESRGALRIGMPFNQKEDEDLPENES
- the veg gene encoding biofilm formation stimulator Veg, producing the protein MPKSLTDIKQILDSHLGQKLLLKANGGRRKTIERSGVLAETYPSVFVVELDQDENSFERVSYSYADVLTETVELTFTEETSGKMA
- a CDS encoding small, acid-soluble spore protein, alpha/beta type; its protein translation is MGRRRSMMSEQFKEELAKELGFWDVVQKEGWGGIKASDAGNMVKRAIQIAEEQLANRS